One Portunus trituberculatus isolate SZX2019 chromosome 45, ASM1759143v1, whole genome shotgun sequence DNA segment encodes these proteins:
- the LOC123519638 gene encoding uncharacterized protein LOC123519638 codes for MKLLVVASVLVAAVSAAPSGGYGAPPVHPIACSHGQVLNLDGSCVTPKVHRQVFVFTPPHRPTPPRPLPPLPKPEVIQNIVFIRVPEQEDVDDIVIPPPQQKNVVFVLNKRKPDQGARVIEVPSPPPSSPDVFFVNFKDGENPTLPGGIDLHTALQNAEHGGGHIIGDFDDLGEGLHGNQNDGFIHDGGVILGGGSGSGFISDDTVTIGGGRVIQPSGLYGAP; via the coding sequence GTTGTGGCGTCAGTGCTTGTGGCAGCGGTCAGCGCCGCCCCGTCTGGAGGCTACGGCGCGCCCCCAGTGCACCCCATCGCCTGCTCCCACGGCCAGGTGCTCAACTTGGATGGCTCCTGCGTGACGCCCAAGGTGCACCGCCAGGTGTTTGTGTTcactccaccacaccgcccgaccccgccccgccccctgcctcccctccccaaGCCTGAGGTGATCCAGAACATCGTGTTCATCCGCGTGCCCGAGCAGGAGGACGTGGATGACATCGTCATCCCGCCGCCGCAACAGAAGAACGTGGTGTTCGTGCTGAACAAGAGGAAGCCAGACCAGGGCGCGCGCGTCATCGAGGTGCCCTCGCCGCCGCCTAGCAGCCCTGATGTGTTCTTCGTGAACTTCAAGGACGGTGAGAACCCAACACTGCCCGGCGGCATCGATCTGCACACTGCGCTGCAGAACGCGGAGCACGGCGGCGGCCACATCATTGGTGACTTCGATGACCTGGGCGAGGGCCTGCACGGCAACCAGAACGATGGCTTCATCCACGACGGCGGCGTCATCCTGggaggcggcagcggcagcggcttCATCAGTGACGACACTGTGACCATCGGCGGAGGCAGAGTGATCCAGCCGTCTGGCCTATACGGCGCGCCCTAG